A segment of the Nitrosospira briensis C-128 genome:
CACGAATGCTGCGCTGCTCATGGGTACGCGGATCGATAAAAACACCTTCGAGTCCAAAACGGCAGGCCTGGAAGCGGTTGAACGTATAAACCAGATAATCGTCCTCTTCCGGCGGCGTGCGCTGCTCCACCATGATGTAACGGGACATCGCCTGAATATAGCAGGCAATGGCAGCGGCAATTTCAACGGTAAGAGGGGTATCGCATACCCTCACCTCGATAGTGCCGAACTCTGGCTTGGGGCGGATATCCCAGTAAAAATCCTTCATTGATTCGACCACGCCGGTGCCGGTCATCTTGCCGAAAAATCGCTCGAATTCATCCCAGCGCAGTACGAAAGGAGCCCGCCCGCTCAACGGGAAGGAAAATACCGAGTTCAGGCGTGCCGAGGCGAACCCGGTATCGTGCCCCTGCACGAACGGAGAACTGGCCGACAGCGCGATAAAATGCGGGACGTAGCGCGACAGCATATGCATCAGGTGAAGCGCTTCGTCCGGCCCAGGGCAACCGATGTGGACATGCTGCCCGAATATGGTGAATTGTTTGGCCAGATAGCCGTACAGCTCGGACAGATGATGGAAGCGCGGCGCATCAAAAATCTTCTGCTCGCTCCAGTGCTGGAACGGGTGTGTGCCGCCACCTGCAACCGCGACGTTGAGAAAGCGTCCCGCCTCGGATACAACGTCGCGCAAGGCATGCAGTTCCGCGACCAGTCCGGTATATTCCTGTTGCACCGAGGTGTTGATCTCGATCATGCTGCGGGTCATTTCCGGTTTTATTTCGCCGGGATGCGCACGTTTCTCAACCCGGCGCAATATATCGGGAGCCGAAGACGCCAGGTTATAGTCATTGCAGCTGAGCAGTTGCAGTTCCAGCTCCACCCCGATGCTCAAGGGTCTGGAGGGCGCGAAGGGCATCAGGCTCATGTTTTTTTCTCCGGTGTTTCCCCGGCCATTCGCAAGGCCATCTGGACCAGAATGGG
Coding sequences within it:
- a CDS encoding YbdK family carboxylate-amine ligase encodes the protein MSLMPFAPSRPLSIGVELELQLLSCNDYNLASSAPDILRRVEKRAHPGEIKPEMTRSMIEINTSVQQEYTGLVAELHALRDVVSEAGRFLNVAVAGGGTHPFQHWSEQKIFDAPRFHHLSELYGYLAKQFTIFGQHVHIGCPGPDEALHLMHMLSRYVPHFIALSASSPFVQGHDTGFASARLNSVFSFPLSGRAPFVLRWDEFERFFGKMTGTGVVESMKDFYWDIRPKPEFGTIEVRVCDTPLTVEIAAAIACYIQAMSRYIMVEQRTPPEEDDYLVYTFNRFQACRFGLEGVFIDPRTHEQRSIREDITDMLARIADHARELHAVEAMDRVREILRAGNGTSWLRRTYAREHYLADVMQLQAELWMGK